The region CAAATTAAAATTGAGAAAAAGATGCGGAGGATCCAAGTCCCCATCTTTCACCGATCCATAATCCTACTCCTTTTTTTCTTGGTAAAAGAAATTACACAAAAAATATAGATTATTTTGTCATATTAAAAATctattaatattttttattatacttttaaacgttcattattttatttttatttccattttttttaAACTAATCTTCTTCTTTTTGTTATTAATAAAGTATAATTTTACAAAATCTTTTATTAAAACTGTATGTAGAACTATTATTGAATTAGAAGCTCACAGAAAGGGCTAAACCTAAAAATTTGATACGGTCGGTCTGAATCGTTCTGCATCCAATCTCGCGTCCTGCGTCCACGACCGGCAGCACCGCTCCTGCCTCTTGCGTTGCGTGTCTTCGCAGCCTTCGCCGTCGCTCTCGCTCCTTGCTAAGGTACCATTTTCCGTTTTTAGTTTCCGTAGCTTACATGAGCTTATTCTCTTTAAACATGTGTGGGAAATATCCAGAAGTTGAATATGAATATAACTTAGATTTTCACATTGGTTATGCACAGTTTCAGTATGATTTCTTGTTAAGCCAAAAGTGTTTCCTTTTATATTTACAGAATAACATGTGTGGTGGTAATTCAGGTTTTGCTCTTCAATTTTTGTATAACAATGGAGGCTGCAAAATTTGAACCGAAATACTCTGGAGAGTTGTTGAAGTATTCCTCCTATCTATTTTTCGTGTTTTTCGTAATGCGGTTTATCTGCTCTGACCTGTTTTTTAAATTGCTTTCTGTTCTATGTTTCTGGTGAATAGGCATATGGATAAACAGAATGAGGTCCTTATGGAAACTTACAGATCAATGTTGCATGAATTGCAAAAACTTCAGGTTGTTATATTTCTCCCTGCTTTATTGTCTTATCAGTTTAGGAATAGGCTATTCCGTTGTACTGCTAACTATGCTATCAAGAAAAATTATATCTTTAGAATCtgattttatttcattttgaaaattcaaCATCTCATAGTTTTGGCTCATGATTTCAATCTTTTGAAACATTATAACCCTGCACATTTAtttaggggtggcaaacgggcataATTGCGGATGCGGGTATAAAACCTTGACCTGCTCCGCGAAAAAAGGGCTGTCGGGCATGCAGGCTTTGCACCCTTAAAGGCTAAAAATTGCAAAAATTATTGTATATGTCCGAGCCCGCAAAAAAACGGTGCGGGGCAGGACGGACATATAAAAGGGTGCAGGCCTGAAACCTTGCCCCACCCTGCAAAAATGTGTGGCAAAAACGGGCATGCCTGGACCCGTTTTGCCACCTCTATATTGATTCATCGGCTCTTTGTCTGGTTACTCTTATGGTCGCGATTGGGATGCTTATATCACAATACAGGCAATTCCTTTATCTTTGCAATACGGTTCTAAGCTCATTCCAGTTGCTCGCTATAAATGTTTCTCTCATTTTGATTCATCGTATAATTGTCTGATATATCTTCTGTATGATATGTTTATGACAAATTTTAACATATGATTATGACTTTCATTCTTTCACCTGCCTTGGTTACGAATATGTTTACTCAACGAATTCAGAGTGAAGAACCTATAAAAATTGATTTTAACTCTACTCTTGAATCTATTATAGGTGGAAGAAGAGATGCTTATGCGCAAGCTTTATGAAGTTATGTCTGTCCATGGTCTCACTAAACAGGTTAAGCTTAATCTACTTTAATTTCGGATTTTCAGTTGCCAACCTATGTATATGATATTCCTTACATTTGTCCAAAAGTTTTTGCAGATTGAAGACAACTCCAACGATTCCCATGATAGTGCTGGAGCTGAACAGTTCAATAATAAAGTCAATACAAATCTGGTTTGACACAGATCACCTATAGGTTACAACAGTATATAAAGAAAAAAGATCATGATGGGTTAGTTTTTTCATTGATTTGGTTTATGACCAAAGTGTGTCATATGCTTTGTTGTTAATACTATCTTACAATCATATACTAGTAACTCATAAAGAAATAGTGGTCAAGGTGTGAGTTTTGAGAATGTGTTTTTCTCAAGATTCAGATTTAAATCTCAACATTTTTGGTCTCAACATTTTTATGCTTGGTGCGTTTGATCATAAATTGAAAAAAAGTATCATTATACAAGCTATGGCCAATCCATCATTTTGTAATTCACTTGCCTCATTTTCTCTCTATTATAAAAATCATAATTTTGTGTTTTATTTCAATAGGTTTTATAAAAAATATTGAATTTGTTGAAGATTCTTTTAACATTactaattttttttatcatataGAGCTAAAAGTCCAAAAACAGTTGCACAAGATTTTGACATCCTTCTCATTAGTTTACTGCATATGAGTTTTATCACGCTTCTTCTAAATGATTATCTATTGCTGCTTGTGAATTATTTCATGTTGGCAAACTTGGTTAAAATCTAGCTCTTGAATTTTATTGTCCTGTCTTTGTTTGGAATCCTTATGTTGCTTTTGAGTTGATTGGTTTTGATGAATTTAAAGTGTCATAATCCAAAATGCAGAGTCAATGACAATAAATCTCACTAGAAAATACATGCAGTTGGAGCTTTAACAAGTGTGATTGGAACTTCGAATGTCCAAGAAGATGGATTTATTGAAGTCCAAGAGGATATGAATGTTTGATAGTTTTGTTTCTCATTAAGTTTCACATCAAAATTTTAACCAATATTAGAAGTGTTTATATAGTTCATTTATACATTGTTTGTTGTCAATTGAGTACTAGACTGATCCTAAAATGGGCTTAGGCTAAGAAACATCTTTTCAATATTTtaattttacaaaaaaaaaaaacttattaaatattaatttatttaaaaatttattaattaataattatcCTAATCTTTTTTGGCAACTAattaaaaataagttttttatcCTAATTATCCATCTTAGTGAAATCACCCAACCAATCTCTTTCACTTACTCTAATTGTACCACCACAGCATTTATCTCATTCTCCTTACAAGAGCGGTTAATATTTAACTTGACTCATccattcttttttttttttataagCAATGAGATTATATTAAAAAGAGGCTACTCAATCCCCCCAACAAACAAAACAAGAGAAATTAGTCTTTCATCTTAAGACAATCCAAAGGAGAAATGAACCAATCATAAAATATATAAAACAAAGTTGATTTACTATTCAACCCTCTTCATTTCCAAAACATGAATTTTATGGATGATAGACCATCCTCAAAATTAAACACTCTATctttgaaaaaaataaaatttcTCATCAACCAAATATTCTAATTGGTAGCTATccaaataataaaaataatattcCTAGTATGCTCATTCATCACCTGTTTGGAATTCAGAACAAAAGTTAGTAATCCATTGAAATTAACTTCTGATTAATTACCTGGCAATTTCTTCACCGTCTCCCACATCCTCTTTGTGATCGTGCAAGAATTTAAcatatgatttttatttttatcttcCTGAAAGCATAAAACATAACATTTATCCCTATTTTATCTTTATCTTCCTGAAAGCATAAAACACAACATTTATCCCTATCTCCATCTAGTATTCCCCTTTTGATTATTGATCTTTTGCCGGTAGTCGATCAAGAATCAATCTCCATCCAAAAAATTGAATGTTGGATGAGACCTTCATTTTTCAAATAATTGACAGCCAAAAATTTGAATGTTAGATGAGACCTTCATTTTTCAAATAATTGACAAAGTTAATAACAATTCAATTGAGTGCCCCGTCGTACTTGAATCCAACTTAGAATAACAAATTTTCACATTAAAACATTCCTGATCGTCAGCAAGCCAAATGAAATTGTCTTCATCAACCTATGTAGGCTCAAAGTCAGTCAACGAAGTTTGAATTTCTTCTATTGACAAATTCTCGAAGTTGATCATCATCTTCCACGATCAATTTCCACCATTCCAAAAGCTCGCATCCGCAACACTACCAAACTTTGAATTTCTTCTATTGACAAATTCTCGAAGTTGATCATCATCTTCCACGATCAATTTCCACCATTCCAAAAGCTCGCATCCGCAACACTACCAAACTTTGAATTTCTTCTATTAACAAATTCTCGAAGTTGATCATCATCTTCCACGATCAATTTCCACCATTCCAAAAGCTCACATCCGCAACACTACCAAACTTGTCAGCAACCCTTATAAAAGCTTTAAGGAAAGTCTCCTTCAAGATTTGATTACCAATCCATTTGCTATTTCAATAAGAGATTTCACTTCCACTCTTCAGCCTGCATAAAATATTGTTAGTAAAAATATTCTGGTTTACCCCATTCTTTGATTCCATCCTTAAAAGACCTCTCCACCAAATTGAATCTCCTCTATTAACCGTTCCTCCATCTTCGATGAACATTTTCAGCTCCAGATTATGGTACCTATGTCTTAATATCCCACTCCACAAAACATCATTTTTCTTCAAAATCCTCCACTTCCACTTGAATAACAAGGCCTTGTTGAAAATCTCGAGGTTTTTAATTCCAAGACCCCGTCTTCTTTGGCTTTACACATTGAATCCCAATTGACCCAATGGATTATTCTCTTGATATCAACCATCCCACAAAAAGTTTGCTGAAATCGGGCTTATTTCCTTCAAAATCTTGGCCGGAGTTTTATAAAAAGATAATGAATAAATAGATATGGCCGGAGTTTTATAAAAAGATAATGAATAAATATGTATTGAATTTAGCACTACGCTAATCAACATGTTCTTCCCTTCCAGAGAGAGAAATCTGTTTTTCCAAGCTGCCAATCTATTTGCAACATTGTTGGTGACATCATTCCGCATATGCACTCTTCTCGGACTATCTTCTACTTTCATGCCTAAGAATTTGAAAGGAGTATGGTCATTGCAACATGACAAAAAAGAAGTTGTTGTATTTATACTCCTCTCACTTATATTAATCCCATAAATTTTACTCTTTAATAAGTTCATCTTTAAATCATATACCATTTCGAAACCTCTTAATATTGCTTTCATATCCCACAAATTTTCCGATCTCCCAATCTCCTGAAATAATTGTATCGTTCGTAAATTATAGGATATCAACCGAAACTTCCTCATTTATGTCGAAACCTGTAAACTCTCTTATATCCATAGCTCTTCTCATCAAACTAGTCATTGACCCATCCATTGTAATGTGGCTTTCAATCAAAATGGGGCCTAACAATCTCTCTATTACAAATACCAATATGTTTATAATATTTGAAGAGCTTTAAGACGTGTTGAGTTAGATAGATAAACATATGGAAAATTTCATCCTTGTTTCTCCAAGACCACAAGCAATGACAAGGGCATAACCAAATAATTCTTCCAAGCCATGTCACTATTCATCTTGATATCATCATTCATATTAAAATTAATTCAGTATTTTCAAATTCCCAATAAATAAGCTTCCTTTAGAACTCAAGTGCACCATTCAACCAAAGAGGCATCAAGAGGACAATATCTCAGAGAATTATTTACTTTAGTAATATCTTTTAAATTACTCGTTATTATAAGCACTAACATGTCTAAGTAGTTTATCATCTTAAGATAAATAGGACTCTAATGAAGTGCTTTATATAATAAAGTGATTTTAAAAATCTTGTTATCGTTagataaaataatataatatactTTAATTGTTATCGAGTCTTGTAATTACCTAATCCGTATCACAATAAATAGTTAGAAGAAATAGCAAAACTGAAAGTCCATTATCTGATTAAGTAGCAAAGATGAAGTCCTAATAATTTTCACTCTTCCAAATATCAAAATAATATCCAATAGTTACATAATATCCAAATATTCATATGAAGTAgcaaaaataaaatggatttaattgaaatacactgacagtgtaaaagaaTTTTACACTGCCAGTTAATCTGAgacgttggatattgaaataagtttgacttgtattttaaaaacctataaaataatgcaaacggatgatggtgatgaatcgatcgtgtaaatctttttacactgacagtgtataaTAATTAATCCCAAATAAAATTCTGGCTTTCTCACTTGTATGATAGACATTATGTCAGTTAAAAAGGTTAGTCCTTTGTTTATATAAAATTTTCTTATGTCTTAACAACCTATTCATGTGTAATTGAACTGTCTTATATCTCTTAACCTCATTATCGCCTCTCTTATGTGGAAATAATTCTATCGGACACACATAAATGTTCTACTTGATTTTTTCACAAAATCCTTCTACTCTAACAACCACAAGTTTTAGTCCAAAAACATCTAGTTTTCTAAACTCCTTCGACTTATTACGTGAAGAAGGATAAACGAATGAATGTTGTGATGAGTTTGGGAACGTCGTAGCGCATCAGACTATTTCGGTAAGACACGAGTTGTGGAAGCGATGCATATAGACCTTTAAATGAAACACATGAAAGGTGGATTGGGATTTTGTGGGGAGAGAAGTGTATGACATCTCTCTTAGTTATTCTGATAGAGACCCTAACTTAATGTCTTCTTCCTCAAGTTTAGTCAAATATATCATGGAGGTCTCCGCCACTCCTTCGAGCTCCTTTTTTGAAGAAATTTTAAGTTTGGGTTCCATCTGTCTAGAAGACGACTAGATAAAGGCTTTTCGAGTAGGGTTGGAAATGTCCAACATCGAAATAGAAGATTATGTTATTTTGGAACTCTGTGTGTGGGGGTGATAAGGTTTGCATACAGTGACCTTTTGGGATAGAGAATGAACGTTTATACTTCTACATTGGTGTTTTTGAGGATTTTAGGGCCGACATCCCCTTCACCTTCTGTATTGAGTCTTACATTCTCAAGGTGCCAAAGTCGATCCCTCCTAGCTTCATCCGAACAATTATGCATTTCTCAAAAGATTTAAAATCCTCTATTGGGGTATAGACATCACGCCTAACACTAGGATCTTCTTTTCTTTATAAGAAACAAAAGAAGTATCCCTGAGTGGGTGGGTATCACTATATGTCATCTATAGGCGTGCTttatgaaggagaattgcggtccaaaacgcagcggaaattaaaattttctcctttagagatccttacgaatggtcatgatcagtgatagaatatttacctcttgtgacggttgaaacctttgatgcagatctcttgtgacgatcaaaacctttgatgcagatccacggagcgatcacgaacgttgaacgatgacaacgtctctactcagtccacacgaacgggttccttcaatctcagtgctagctggtacgaatgaaggctttgagtgagagagagagaaaacgaaaataatgcaaccgcaattttatgcttctgcacaagggttctatttatagaaccacttgtgtgggcttcaagctaaaaagcccacttaagtgtattttggcccatatcttataatatgcccaaaatcacttaagcccatggtaccttaccatatttcgtattctactcaagtacaccgtaccttacgatgttctataattcacttaagggcaccgtaccttatggtattccttagttactctatctctcatcaatccgtcctttgtgtgtgaccctgtaggttttcgtgacgttggcaattatattaaatcacgcatttaacataataaacagtgagcggtatctagcaacacatcactactacccaagacacgaaaatgtcatgtgatctgacaattccttctgtgataatacttatgtgtataattacccttttgcccttatgtctatattgaacacaaggtatagaccgtgtcatccttgtccagttcaatattgggcccatagacatttatcctgttacgcaggatgggcaaattccatctaggacactcatgtccctcagcatgctttgtggagtacccatcaactgtctttatggttatccagttacggacaacgttggatcagcaataaagcactcgactccacatctaggatccatagtggtttcaggtcgaagagtggtatacaccattatcaccatgagaataacttatgacactttgcataactttctatatagtattctcatagcgggtcaatccggtataaatattactcctaatattcatacctatgtttaagacttgataactctttatccatgatccatgagatgtgatcatcagtctacaaacataatagtcttaatgctttaatgttatcccacttcacactaaagctcgactacggatactttaagaatagtgtctttatgtttaatgtgttctcatgattaagtcacacttaatacattaaacggactatctattccagggactttattaatcaaccataataaagagaatgccttttattattaataaataattcgatacaagtaccaaaatgtattggcctctagggcttacaccaacactttaCTCGTTCCCTACACTTTCAATTACAAAAATAGGAAGGAAACATTTGTCCAGATTAAAGGAAGTGTATTATGCGTCGTGTTGGGGCAGGCTATTTTCGAGGATTTCGACCTTTCTGCTTAGTGGGAGAATAATCTCAAAGTAGTTTATGATATATCTGAGAAGCAAAAATTGAATGATGAAATATAAGTTCTCGTTAGATTGAATTGAATGTTACAACCCTTATTTATAGTGATAATTGTCGTTTAAATCACATACTCTAAACCTAATTGATAAAGAGGTAAAATAGGGGTGGAAATATGTTAGGCTAGGCTAGGCTTTAAAAGGCCTGAGTCTGGACTATGATAAACTTATAAGGCATGATTCTGGCCTATGACCTACTATAGCCTCTTTTTTTGTCTGGTCTGACCTTT is a window of Lathyrus oleraceus cultivar Zhongwan6 chromosome 6, CAAS_Psat_ZW6_1.0, whole genome shotgun sequence DNA encoding:
- the LOC127096744 gene encoding uncharacterized protein LOC127096744, which encodes MEAAKFEPKYSGELLKHMDKQNEVLMETYRSMLHELQKLQVEEEMLMRKLYEVMSVHGLTKQIEDNSNDSHDSAGAEQFNNKVNTNLV